From Cystobacter fuscus DSM 2262:
TGGGTTGTGCGGCCTCGTCGTTCAAGGGCCATGGAGTCATGCCGTTGAATCGATTCGCCGTGCTCCTGGTGGGCCTCTTCTCCCTCCTGGGCACACCCGCTTGGACCGCCGAGCCTCCCGGCCGCCTTGGCTTTCGCAGCTATGGCACGGAGGCGGGGGTCGACAATTACGACTTGTCGTGGATTCTCCAGGACGCGGACGGCTTCATCTGGGTGTGCGCCGCGGACGCGGTGTACCGCTTCGATGGTGCGCGCTTCGAGCGCTTTGGCCGGGAGGCCGGCCTGCCCTCGACGAGCGTGAGTGACATCACGCTGGATGCGCGAGGCCAGCTGATGGTGGCGACGCGCGCGGGGGTGGTGCGCTGGGACGGGGAGCGCTTCGTCGAAGTGCCGGTGCCTGGCGTCGCCGAGCGGGTGTGGAGCCTGCGCGTGGACGCGCGCAAGCGGATGTGGGCGGGGACGGACAAGGGCTTGTATTGGGAGGAGCAGCCGGGGCACTTCATTCCGGCGCCCGGCTGGCCGGGAGGCGCGGCGCTCAAGTTGTGGGCGGATGACTCGGGCGCGATGCAGGTCGTGTCCGAGCTGCGGTTGGTGAGCCGCGATCCCCAGGGGAAGTGGTCGGTGCACGAGGTGCCGGGCCGGCCGACCGTCATCAACGCGCTCGTGCGAGATGGCGAGGGCCGCTTGTGGCTGGGCTACGAGGGGTGGTTGGCGATGCAGCCGCGGCCGGGCGCGCCCCTGGTGGATCGCTCCTCGGTGGTGCGCGGGTTGCCGGGAGCGGGCATCCGCCTGCGCGTGGGCACCGAGGGGCAGCTCCTGGTGCCCCACAATGGCGGCCTGCTGGAGATCCGCGGCGAGCGCTCGACGCTGTTGCGGCTGGGCCTGGCCAACCAGTCGGCGCGGATCAAGGACGTGCTGGAGGATCGGCAGGGGGCGCTGTGGGCCGCGAGCATGGGGGTGCACCGCTCGTTGGGGCGAGGCCTGTGGAGCGTGCATGACACCACCACGGGGCTGCCCGCGAACATGGTGTGGGGGCTGGCGCGGGGCGCGGACGGGACGTTGTGGGTGGGCACGGACAAGGGACTCGTGCGGGGCACGGCGGCCGGGTGGGTGCCGGTGCCGGGGTTGGAGGGCTACTCGCTCAAGGCCGTGAGCGTGGATCGGGACGGGGTGGTGTGGGCCGCGGGCAACCCGGCGGGGCTGCACCGCTACGAGCCATGGAGCGGACGGCTGCGGACGTTCGGCCCGGAGTCCGGCTACCTGTTCCGCTACACCTTCGCGATGCAGTGGATGCCCGACGGCTCACTCTGGGTGGCCACGCCCGCGGGCTTCGCGCGGGGGGTGTTCAAGGACGGCGTGCCGTCCTTCACGCTCGTGGTGCGCATGAGCCAGCGGGTGCTCGCCATGGACCTGGCGCTCGACGCGGCGGGGCGGTTGTGGATGCCGGGCAACGGGCTCGGCGTGCGCGAGGGGGAGTCCGCCAGGAGCTTCGGGGTGGCCGAGGGGCTGCTGGATGACCAACTGCGCTACATCCTGGTGCGGCGCGATGGCCGCATGTGCGTGTCCTATGTGGAGCCCCTGGGGGTGAGCTGCTTCAGCTACCGGGAGGGGCGCCTCACGGACTTGTCGCACCTGAACCGTGGCCATGGGCTGCACAGCAACGTCGTCTACCAGTTGGGCGAGGACGCGGCGGGCCGGCTCTGGGTGGGGACGGGGGCGGGGGTGCACGTGGTGGGGCCGGACGGAGTGCCGGAGCACTTTGGCGCGAGTGGCGGGGCGCCGGGCAACGAGGCCACTGGCAACTCCTTCCTGGCGGACGCGGACGGCACGGTCTGGGTGGGGTCCGCGAGTGGACTGGGACGCTTCGACGGGGCGCGCTACCGCGGTCCGGTGGCGCCTCCGCGTGTCGTCCTGCTGGGCACCCAACTGGGGTCGCGCATGTGGTCGCGGCCGCCGGAGGAGGGCCTGGAGACCCATCCGAGGGAGACGAACCTGGAGGTGCGCTTCGCGGTCCTGGGCGACGTGGATGAGGAGAGCCTGGAGCGGCAGGTCCGCCTGGAGGGGATGGAGGAGTGGCACACCGTGACGGAGCAGCCGGTGCACTACAGCGTGTTGCCACCGGGGGACTACCGCTTCGAGATGCGCGCGCGCCATGACCAGGGGCCGTGGGGACCGGTGGCGGGCTTCGCCCTGCGGGTGCTTCCTCCCTGGTGGGCCTCGTGGTGGGGGCGGGGCCTGGGCGTGCTGGGACTGGGGCTGGTGGTGGCGGGCGTGGTGCGCTGGCGCAACCTGACGCTGCGGCAGCGCAACACCGAGCTGCAGCGCCTGGTGGAGGCGCGCACCTCCGAGTTGGATCGGGTGCGCGCGAAGGTGGCCCAGGCGGAGAAGCTCTCGGCCATGGGGCAGTTGCTGGCGCGGCTGTCGCACGAAATCAACAACCCCCTCACCGCCATCCACAACAACCTGCCGCCGGTGCGCGAGTACTTCGAACAGCAGGCCGAGGGCTTGCGGCGCCTGCGCGAGCGGCTGGAGACGCACCCGGAGGAAGTGGAGGCGGTGGCGCGGGTGTGGCGCGAGCTGGAGTTGGACTACGTGCTCCAGGACACGCCCGACGCACTGGAGGCGATGCGCTTCGCCACCGAGCGCATCCGCTCCATCCAGGAGGACCTGCGCGCCTTCCTGCGCGGAGAGCGTCCGCGCCTGGAGGTGGGGGACTTGAACCGGACGGTGCTGGACACGGTGGAGTTCGTGCGGCGCTCGTTGCCGCCGGGCATCCGGGTGGAGCTGGAGTGTGGCGAGGTGCCGCCGCTGGCGTTCCACACGGGGCAGCTCGGCCAGGTGCTGCTCAATCTCTTGCGCAACGCGTTCGATGCGCTGGGCGAGGGCGGCGAGGTGCGGGTGTGCACGGCGGTGCGCGAGGGCCGCGCGGAGCTGGTGGTGGCGGACAATGGTCCGGGAATTCCCCCCGAGCTGCGCTCGCGCATCTTCGAGCCCTTCTTCACCACGAAGGACGTGGGCAAGGGCTCGGGCCTGGGGCTGGCGATCTGCCGGCAGATCATCGCGGAGAACCACGGGGGCTCGCTCGAACTCGACGAGTCGGTGGCTCGGGGAGCGTGCTTCCGGGTGGGGCTGCCGCTCGTCCAGGAGGGCCGCGAGGCGGCCTGACATCCTCACGCGAAGCCGTTGGGGGACGACAATCGGG
This genomic window contains:
- a CDS encoding sensor histidine kinase produces the protein MPLNRFAVLLVGLFSLLGTPAWTAEPPGRLGFRSYGTEAGVDNYDLSWILQDADGFIWVCAADAVYRFDGARFERFGREAGLPSTSVSDITLDARGQLMVATRAGVVRWDGERFVEVPVPGVAERVWSLRVDARKRMWAGTDKGLYWEEQPGHFIPAPGWPGGAALKLWADDSGAMQVVSELRLVSRDPQGKWSVHEVPGRPTVINALVRDGEGRLWLGYEGWLAMQPRPGAPLVDRSSVVRGLPGAGIRLRVGTEGQLLVPHNGGLLEIRGERSTLLRLGLANQSARIKDVLEDRQGALWAASMGVHRSLGRGLWSVHDTTTGLPANMVWGLARGADGTLWVGTDKGLVRGTAAGWVPVPGLEGYSLKAVSVDRDGVVWAAGNPAGLHRYEPWSGRLRTFGPESGYLFRYTFAMQWMPDGSLWVATPAGFARGVFKDGVPSFTLVVRMSQRVLAMDLALDAAGRLWMPGNGLGVREGESARSFGVAEGLLDDQLRYILVRRDGRMCVSYVEPLGVSCFSYREGRLTDLSHLNRGHGLHSNVVYQLGEDAAGRLWVGTGAGVHVVGPDGVPEHFGASGGAPGNEATGNSFLADADGTVWVGSASGLGRFDGARYRGPVAPPRVVLLGTQLGSRMWSRPPEEGLETHPRETNLEVRFAVLGDVDEESLERQVRLEGMEEWHTVTEQPVHYSVLPPGDYRFEMRARHDQGPWGPVAGFALRVLPPWWASWWGRGLGVLGLGLVVAGVVRWRNLTLRQRNTELQRLVEARTSELDRVRAKVAQAEKLSAMGQLLARLSHEINNPLTAIHNNLPPVREYFEQQAEGLRRLRERLETHPEEVEAVARVWRELELDYVLQDTPDALEAMRFATERIRSIQEDLRAFLRGERPRLEVGDLNRTVLDTVEFVRRSLPPGIRVELECGEVPPLAFHTGQLGQVLLNLLRNAFDALGEGGEVRVCTAVREGRAELVVADNGPGIPPELRSRIFEPFFTTKDVGKGSGLGLAICRQIIAENHGGSLELDESVARGACFRVGLPLVQEGREAA